In one Myotis daubentonii chromosome 1, mMyoDau2.1, whole genome shotgun sequence genomic region, the following are encoded:
- the TEP1 gene encoding telomerase protein component 1: MEKLYGHVSAHPDILSLENRCLATLPDVKIMEKLHGHVSSHPDILSLENRCLATLPDMKLMEKPHGHVSAHPDILSLENRCLATLSILKSPMSASSFLQCVQTSQLVQADLCSLDTSNHLLSEPPTRRTQCFSEGPAPLTCPRALKSISATQGAQETALGHWSSSEEKKPGEKKWTEAQMPFYSLSLGEEEEVEELALKLIPGDSESSSEPTDQVLQEKKMALMSLLCSTVASKVNMKDEANPTKTALLEICSELAPLEPEFILKASLYTRQQLNIRDVANLVLAIAAFLPVCRPHLRRYFCAIVQLPSDWIQVAELYQSLAEGEEDKLVPLPACLRAAMTDKFTQFDEYQLAKYSPRKHRAKRRPNRPPRPPKTERPFSEAQKYLPKYLRFLKNEQEKFEESYNAAPERKKPPRFTLKKLVQRLHIQEPAQLVHALLGYRYPSNLQVFSRSRLPGPWDSGRAGKRMKLSRPETWERELSLRGNKASVWEELIDHGKLPFMAMLRNLCNLLRVGISAHHHELVLQRLQQAKSVISSRQFPFRFLNAHDSINDLEAQLKNKELPFPSNTQLMRRIMIRHSRNVKRQVYQRQLQNLNRRKLRAAMMMPVFYEQLKREQLRVHRTRQWKYDSEMLARYRQALETAVNLSVKHSLPPLPGRTLLVYLTDADADKICPKSNPEGPPLNYVLLLMGMMIARAEHADLLLCGKGALKPAVIKAEDGILKTALELQAQVQELDGDYEWSLHTLGKYLLSLAAQRVPVDRVIVFGQAMNEKLINKAKQLFWQHVNSKCLFVGVLLRRTCDTLQDLNPNDVTLSGCTDGILKFIAERGASRLLEHVGQMDKIFKIPPPPGKTGALAIRPLEENTPSPLVPISQPGWHSIRIFISSTFRDMHGERDLLLRSVLPALQARAAPHHISLHAIDLRWGITEEETRRNRQLEVCLGEVENSQLFVGILGSRYGYVPPTYNLPDHPHFRWAQQYPSGRSVTEMEVMQFLDRGLRQQPSAQALIYFRDSSFLGSVPDAWKPDFTPESEEAVHRISELKSYLNKQKGVTCHRYPCEWGGVAAGLPYVGGLEEFGQLVLQDVWSMIQKLYLQPGAQLEQPVSIPDDDVVQATFQQLQSPPSSARPRLLQDTVQQLLLHRGRLSLVTGQSGQGKTAFLASLVSALQVPGGAKVAPLVFFHFSGARPDQGLALTLLRRLCAYLHRQLQEPSALPSTYRGLVWELQQRLLPESAQSLQSGQSLVLIVDGADRLVDQHGQLISDWIPKTLPRWVHLVLSVSSDSSLGETLEQSQGAHVVALGPLDPSARARLVREELALYGKRLDESPFNNQMRLLLVKRGSALPLYLRLVTDHLRLFTIYEQVSERLRTLPATVPLLLQHTLGTLEKEHGPNLLSQALATLGVTRSGLTVDQLHGVLSAWKVLPRGTKTWEEAVAAGNRGDPYPMGPFAYLVQSLRSLLGEGPLERPGARLCLPAGPLRTVAKGRYGKRLELESTAHVLIAAQLWKTCDPDASGTFRTCPPEALGDLPYHLLQSGNRALLAKFLTSLHVVAAHLELGLLPRLLEAHALYASSVPEEEQQLPEADTAAFHTFLKQQAPVLSQYPLLLPQQAANQPLDSPLCRQAPQLSHRWHLQRMLKWLNKPHTMGGQQSSSLSLTVSSSPTAVAFSPSGQRAAVGTASGTVYLLDLRTWQEEKSLVSGCDGVSSCLFLSDNSLFLTAFNGLLELWDLQHGCRVLQTKAHQYQITSCCLSPDRRLLATVCLGGCLKLWDTVHGQLASQHTSPKPVNCVAFHPEGQVLAIGSWAGSCSFFQVDGLKVTKELGAPGASVCTLAFNVPGRVVAVGRLDRMVELWAWQEGALLAAFPAHHGFVAAALFLRAGCQLLTAGEDGKVQVWSGSLGRPRGCLGSLSLSPALSVALSPDGDQVAVGYRADGIRIYKISSGSQGAQCQALDVAVTALAWLSPEVLVSGAEDGSLQGWALRQSSFESLWLMSRYQKPVLGLASSQELLASASEDFTVRLWPRQLLTLPQKAELFPCATELWGHTGPVNCCSFSTDGCRLATGGRDRSLLCWDVRTPTAPVLVHSFHACHRDWVTGCAWTKGNLLISCSSDGSVGLWDPELGQQLGYFLGHQSAVSAVVAVEEHVVSVGRDGTLKVWDHQGVELTSIPAHSGPISHCAAALEPHAACQPGSELLVVTVGLDGLTRLWHPLLVFQTHTLLGHSGPINAAAVSEASGLLLTSSEDGSIRLWQVPKEADEANIPRSPAAITAVAWAPDGSVAVSGNQAGELTLWQEAKAVATVQAPGRISALIWYSANTLVVVSADEKVSEWQVELRRDSTPRNFSLRLNRVLQEDLGFLTGVGLAPDGHSLILATADLQILHLKPGDAPSEIWRDYTEHPMMLSTHQDYGVFALQPMAPGVLSVLRQKESGEFEERLDFDLNLENPSGTLISVTQAKPESESSYLCASSDGMLWNLAKCTLEGEWTTGNIWQKTVQMPETQTPETDPSVYCDMVSWPTTPCLKTRQRKKIHSGSVTALHVLPELLVTASKDRDVKLWERPSMQLLGLFRCEGAVSCLEPWLGPDSALQLAVGDTQGNVYFLSWE; this comes from the exons ATGGAGAAACTTTATGGGCACGTGTCTGCCCACCCAGACATCCTCTCTTTGGAGAACCGATGCCTGGCCACACTTCCTGATGTGAAGATCATGGAGAAACTACATGGACATGTGTCTTCCCACCCAGACATCCTTTCCTTGGAAAATCGGTGCCTGGCCACACTTCCTGACATGAAGCTCATGGAGAAGCCACATGGACATGTATCTGCTCACCCAGACATTCTCTCCTTGGAGAACCGGTGCCTGGCTACACTCTCTATTCTAAAGAGCCCTATGTCTGCCAGCTCCTTTCTCCAATGTGTTCAGACATCTCAGCTTGTGCAAGCTGATCTGTGCAGCCTGGACACCAGTAACCACCTGCTCTCTGAGCCTCCAACCCGGAGGACTCAGTGTTTCTCTGAGGGACCAGCCCCTCTGACCTGCCCCAGAGCCCTGAAATCCATCTCTGCCACACAGGGAGCTCAGGAAACAGCTTTG GGTCATTGGTCCTCTTCAGAAGAGAAAAAGCCAGGAGAGAAGAAATGGACAGAGGCTCAAATGCCTTTTTACAGTCTAAgtttgggagaggaggaggaggtggaggaactGGCCTTGAAGCTTATCCCTGGAGACTCCGAGTCTTCATCTGAGCCCACTGACCAGGTCCTTCAGGAGAAGAAG ATGGCTCTAATGAGCTTGTTGTGCTCCACTGTGGCATCAAAGGTAAACATGAAAGATGAAGCCAACCCTACCAAGACTGCCCTCCTGGAAATCTGTAGTGAACTTGCCCCCTTGGAGCCTGAGTTTATCCTCAAG GCATCTCTGTACACCAGGCAGCAGCTGAACATCAGGGATGTAGCCAACCTAGTCTTGGCCATTGCTGCCTTCTTGCCAGTCTGCCGCCCCCACCTGCGACGATATTTCTGTGCCATTGTCCAGCTGCCTTCTGATTGGATTCAGGTAGCCGAGTTATACCAG AGCCTGGCTGAAGGAGAGGAGGACAAGCTggtgcccctgcctgcctgcctgcgtgcTGCTATGACTGACAAATTCACCCAGTTTGATGAGTACCAGCTGGCCAAGTACAGCCCTCGGAAGCACCGGGCCAAGAGACGCCCCAACCGACCCCCCCGGCCTCCA AAGACGGAGCGTCCATTTTCTGAGGCACAGAAATATTTGCCAAAGTACCTTAGGTTTCTTAAAAATGAACAGGAGAAG TTTGAGGAGTCCTACAATGCAGCGCCAGAAAGAAAGAAGCCACCAAGGTTCACCCTGAAGAAGTTGGTACAGCGACTGCACATCCAGGAGCCTGCCCAGCTCGTGCATGCCCTGCTAGGCTACAG aTACCCCTCCAACCTGCAGGTCTTTTCTCGAAGTCGCCTCCCCGGGCCATGGGATTCTGGCAGAGCTGGGAAGCGGATGAAGCTATCTCGGCCTGAGACCTGGGAGCGGGAGCTGAGCTTGCGGGGGAACAAAGCTTCCGTCTGGGAGGAACTCATTG ACCATGGGAAGCTTCCCTTCATGGCCATGCTTCGGAACCTGTGCAACCTGCTGCGAGTTGGGATCAGTGCCCACCACCACGAGCTTGTACTGCAGAGACTCCAGCAAGCG AAGTCCGTGATCAGCAGTCGGCAGTTTCCGTTCAGATTTCTTAATGCCCATGATTCCATCAATGACCTTGAGGCTCAACTAAAAAATAAAG AATTGCCATTTCCTTCCAACACACAACTAATGAGGCGGATAATGATTAGACACTCAAGAAATGTCAAGAGGCAGGTCTATCAAAGGCAACTTCAAAACCTAAATCGTCGGAAACTTCGGGCAGCAATGATGATGCCTGTGTTTTATGAGCAACTCAAGCGGGAGCAGCTGAGAGTACACAGGACcag ACAGTGGAAATATGACAGTGAAATGCTGGCTCGATATCGGCAGGCCCTGGAGACAGCTGTGAACCTCTCCGTGAAGCACAGCCTGCCCCCGCTGCCAGGCCGCACCCTCCTGGTCTACCTGACAGATGCTGATGCAGACAAGATCTGCCCCAAGAGCAACCCAGAAGGg CCCCCCTTGAACTATGTGTTGCTGTTGATGGGCATGATGATTGCGCGGGCGGAGCACGCGGATCTCCTGCTGTGCGGAAAAGGTGCTCTGAAGCCTGCAGTGATTAAGGCAGAAGATGGTATCCTGAAGACTGCCCTCGAACTCCAGGCTCAAGTCCAG GAGTTAGATGGAGACTATGAATGGTCCCTGCATACTTTGGGGAAATACCTGCTGTCTCTGGCTGCGCAGAGGGTTCCT GTAGACAGGGTCATTGTCTTTGGCCAAGCTATGAATGAGAAACTGATAAATAAGGCCAAACAGCTTTTCTGGCAGCATGTGAATTCCAAGTGCCTCTTTGTTGGTGTTCTCCTAAGAAGGACATGTGACAC ATTACAAGATTTGAATCCCAATGACGTGACACTCTCAGGCTGTACTGACGGGATACTGAA GTTCATTGCAGAGCGTGGGGCCTCCCGTCTTCTAGAACATGTGGGCCAAATGGACAAAATATTCAAGATTCCACCTCCCCCAGGAAAGACAGGAGCCCTAGCTATCCGGCCACTGGAAGAGAATACTCCAAGCCCCTTGGTTCCTATTTCCCAGCCCGG ATGGCACAGCATCCGGATTTTCATTTCCTCTACTTTCCGGGACATGCACGGGGAGCGGGACCTGCTGCTGAGGTCTGTGCTACCAGCATTGCAGGCCCGAGCGGCCCCTCACCACATTAGCCTTCACGCCATCGACCTGCGCTGGGGCATCACTGAGGAGGAGACCCGTAGGAACAG ACAGCTGGAGGTGTGCCTCGGGGAGGTGGAGAATTCGCAGCTGTTTGTGGGGATTCTGGGCTCCCGCTATGGCTACGTTCCCCCCACCTACAACCTTCCTGACCATCCTCACTTCCGCTGG GCCCAGCAGTACCCTTCCGGTCGCTCTGTGACCGAGATGGAGGTGATGCAGTTCCTGGACCGGGGCCTCCGTCAGCAGCCCTCCGCCCAAGCACTTATCTACTTCCGGGATTCCAGCTTCCTCGG CTCTGTGCCAGATGCCTGGAAACCTGACTTTACTCCTGAGTCTGAAGAGGCTGTACATCGGATCTCAGAACTGAAGAGCTACCTGAATAAACAGAAAGGGGTTACCTGTCACAG GTACCCCTGTGAGTGGGGGGGCGTGGCAGCCGGCCTGCCCTATGTTGGGGGGCTGGAGGAGTTTGGGCAGTTGGTTCTGCAGGATGTATGGAGTATGATCCAGAAGCTTTACCTACAG cctggggcccaGCTGGAGCAGCCGGTGTCCATCCCAGATGATGACGTGGTCCAGGCCACCTTTCAGCAGCTGCAGAGCCCACCGAGTTCTGCCCGACCTCGCCTTCTCCAGGACACagtgcagcagctgctgctgcacCGAGGGAGGCTGAGCCTGGTGACCGGGCAGTCGGGACAGGGCAAGACCGCTTTCCTG GCATCCCTTGTGTCAGCCTTGCAGGTTCCTGGTGGGGCCAAGGTGGCTCCCTTAGTCTTCTTCCACTTCTCAGGAGctcgccctgaccagggtcttgccctcaccctgctCAGACGCCTCTGTGCCTATCTGCATAGGCAACTGCAAGAGCCGAGTGCCCTCCCCAGTACTTACCG gggcctggtgtgggagctgcagcagaggctgctGCCTGAGTCAGCTCAGTCCCTGCAATCTGGCCAGAGCCTGGTGCTGATCGTCGATGGGGCTGACAGGTTGGTGGACCAGCATGGGCAGCTGATCTCAGACTGGATCCCAAAGACCCTTCCCCGG TGGGTGCACCTGGTACTGAGTGTGTCTAGTGACTCGAGCCTGGGGGAGACCCTGGAGCAGAGCCAAGGTGCCCATGTGGTGGCCCTAGGGCCTCTGGATCCCTCTGCACGGGCCCGGCTGGTGAGAGAGGAGCTGGCTCTGTACGGGAAACGGCTGGACGAGTCGCCTTTTAACAACCAG ATGCGGCTGCTGCTGGTGAAGCGGGGGTCAGCCCTGCCTCTCTACCTGCGCTTGGTCACCGATCACCTGAGGCTCTTCACAATCTATGAGCAG gtGTCTGAGAGACTTCGGACCCTGCCGGCCACTGTCCCCCTGCTGCTGCAGCATACCCTGGGCACCCTGGAGAAAGAGCATGGCCCTAACCTACTTTCCCAAGCCTTGGCCACCCTGGGGGTCACACGTAGCG GTCTCACTGTGGACCAGCTGCACGGAGTGCTGAGTGCATGGAAGGTTCTTCCCAGAGGGACCAAGACCTGGGAAGAAGCGGTGGCTGCTGGGAACAGAGGGGACCCCTACCCTATGGGGCCATTTGCCTACCTCGTCCAGAGTCTGCGCAG TTTGCTAGGGGAGGGCCCCCTGGAGCGGCCTggtgccaggctctgcctccctgctgggcctctgaggacagTAGCTAAAGGTCGATATGGGAAGaggctggagctggagagcacagcGCACGTCCTCATAGCAG CTCAGCTCTGGAAGACCTGTGACCCTGATGCCTCAGGCACCTTCCGCACTTGCCCCCCTGAGGCTCTGGGAGACCTGCCTTACCACCTG CTCCAGAGCGGGAACCGTGCCCTTCTCGCAAAGTTCCTCACCAGTCTCCATGTGGTGGCTGCACACCTGGAACTGGGTCTGCTCCCTCGGCTTCTGGAAGCCCATGCCCTCTACG CTTCCTCAGTTCCTGAAGAGGAACAGCAGCTTCCTGAGGCTGACACTGCTGCATTTCACACCTTCCTGAAGCAGCAGGCTCCGGTCCTCAGTCAGTaccccctgctcctgcctcagcaggcagccaaccagcctcTAGACTCGCCTCTTTGCCGCCAGGCCCCCCAGCTCTCCCACCGATGGCACCTCCAGCGCATGCTAAAATGGCTTAATAAACCCCACACCATGGGGGGCCAGCAAAG CTCCAGCCTGTCCCTGACAGTTTCCTCATCCCCCACAGCGGTGGCCTTCTCCCCCAGTGGGCAAAGAGCTGCCGTGGGCACTGCTAGTGGGACAGTTTACCTATTGGACCTGAGAACCTGGCAG GAGGAGAAGTCTCTGGTAAGCGGCTGTGATGGGGTCTCCTCTTGTTTGTTCCTCTCGGACAATTCCCTCTTTCTTACTGCCTTTAACGGGCTCCTGGAGCTCTGGGACCTGCAGCATGGTTGTCG GGTGCTGCAGACCAAGGCTCACCAGTACCAAATCACCAGCTGTTGCCTGAGCCCAGACCGCCGGCTGCTGGCCACTGTGTGCCTAGGGGGGTGCCTAAAG ctgTGGGACACAGTCCATGGGCAGTTGGCCTCCCAGCACACCTCTCCCAAACCCGTGAATTGTGTTGCATTTCACCCAGAGGGGCAGGTGCTAGCCATAGGCAGCTGGGCTGGCAGCTGCAGCTTCTTCCAGGTGGACGGACTCAAAGTCACCAAG GAACTGGGAGCTCCGGGAGCCTCTGTCTGTACCTTGGCCTTCAATGTGCCTGGGCGGGTTGTGGCCGTGGGCCGGCTGGACAGGATGGTGGAGCTGTGGGCCTGGCAGGAAGGGGCACTGCTGGCTGCCTTCCCTGCCCACCATGGCTTTGTGGCTGCTGCCCTTTTCCTGCGTGCTGGGTGCCAGTTACTGACAGCCGGAGAGGATGGCAAG GTTCAGGTGTGGTCCGGGTCTCTGGGTCGACCCCGTGGGTGCCTgggttccctttctctctctccggCCCTCTCCGTGGCTCTCAGCCCAGATGGTGATCAGGTGGCTGTTGGTTACCGAGCCGATGGCATCAGGATCTACAAAATATCTTCAG GTTCTCAGGGGGCTCAGTGCCAAGCACTAGATGTGGCAGTGACGGCACTGGCCTGGCTGAGCCCCGAGGTGTTGGTGAGCGGCGCCGAAGATGGATCCCTGCAGGGCTGGGCCCTCCGGCAGAGCTCCTTTGAGTCCCTCTGGCTCATGTCCAGATACCAGAAACCTGTGCTGGGCCTGGCCTCCTCCCAGGAACTCTTGGCTTCTGCCTCAG AGGATTTCACAGTGCGGCTATGGCCACGGCAGTTGCTGACACTGCCACAAAAGGCAGAACTCTTTCCCTGTGCCACCGAATTGTGGGGACATACGGGCCCCGTAAACTGCTGTAGCTTCAGCACTGATGGGTGCCGCCTGGCCACCGGGGGCCGGGATCGG AGTCTACTCTGCTGGGATGTGAGGACACCCACAGCCCCTGTTCTGGTTCACTCCTTCCATGCCTGTCACCGTGACTGGGTCACTGGCTGTGCCTGGACCAAAGGCAACCTGCTG ATCTCCTGCTCCAGTGATGGCTCTGTGgggctgtgggacccagagttgGGACAGCAGCTTGGTTATTTCCTGGGTCATCAGAGTGCTGTCAGCGCCGTAGTGGCCGTG gaggagcaCGTGGTGTCTGTGGGCCGGGATGGAACCTTGAAAGTGTGGGACCATCAGGGAGTGGAGCTGACCAGCATCCCTGCTCACTCAGGACCCATCAGCCATTGTGCAGCTGCTCTGGAGCCCCATGCAG CTTGCCAACCTGGGTCAGAGCTTCTGGTGGTGACTGTTGGACTGGATGGGCTCACACGGTTGTGGCACCCGCTCTTG GTGTTTCAAACACATACCCTACTGGGACACAGTGGCCCAATCAATGCAGCTGCTGtttcagaggcctcaggcctcctGCTGACCTCCTCAGAGGATGGTTCCATACGGCTCTGGCAGGTACCGAAGGAAGCAG ATGAGGCAAATATACCTAGGAGTCCTGCAGCCATCACAGCTGTGGCCTGGGCCCCTGATGGTTCTGTGGCAGTGTCTGGGAATCAAGCTGGAGAACTAACCTTATGGCAAGAAGCTAAGGCGGTGGCCACAGTACAG GCTCCTGGCCGCATCAGTGCTCTAATCTGGTACTCGGCAAACACCTTGGTCGTTGTCAGTGCTGATGAAAAAGTCAGCGAGTGGCAAGTGGAACTGCGGAGGGATTCAACACCCAGAAATTTCAG